The genomic stretch TGCTTTCACATTTTCTTAGACATACATGAAGAACCAAGCTTAAAGTATCTTGATTTTTTGTCGCTGCTATGCTGTATTTATTTGGCCATAAGAACAGGATCTGCTCATACTTCAATATTGCATTTACTTTTTCCCACACTCACCAAAAGCAAACAAACCCACAAATTTCAGTTAAATGATAAACATGCAAGAAATGCACTAAGCATCCACATAGACACCATATTCTCAAGGAATCATTCAAATTATGTCCTGAGAGAAGCAAGTTTGTAAAAGAAATCAAACTTACATTGACTGAATATGCAGTTCCAAGGATAAAGCTGATGAAAAGAGCCCAAAATAACGGCAGAGAGCCAACAACCCATGCAACACCAAAGCTCTGAAACAAGAGAGTAAAGATTAGAATCTTTCTTTGACAGCTTGGCTACAATAAATATGTTATTTTCCAATTTAAGTATGTCAGTGAGAAGCAGTCTCATATTTTGTAGTAAAATTGTCTTCCCTGTtagaaaaattaattaaatcaatCCATCACCACATTTCATTACTTCCGAAAAAATTTCATCAAATTTGGTTCAATGTAGAAAATAATACATGAGTAGATCAAGAAAGAAAATGCAAATGCCATAATGGAACTTTTGTGAAGCTATGGAGATCCCTTACTAGGACTACTTTGTTTACCACAGATTAGAAAAACGACAAAAGCTACAGAAAGTAGTTCTTTAAAACACATTTGAAACTAAAGTATCTAATTACCATGGCAGCAGAAATTAATATAACTGCAACTCCAGTTCTCAGTGAATATTCCCCAGATGCTAGAGGGAGATTCGGCTTATTAACCTAAAAGAAACATACCAAATTTATTGTGAATTCCTCGGAGGAACATGTTGAACAAAAAGTGCAATAGTGTGGTATATGTTTGACAATATAAAGAATGAAGATACTAGAATTGACAGATAAGACTTAGAGTGACCTTGTTGTGTTATTGAACTCCAGATATAAGGATAAGAATCCAAGATAACTATTTCCAAATGGTTACCTTGTCTATTTCTATATCATATACTTGATTTAGTCCAACAATGTAAATATTCATGAAAAGTGCAGCAATAACTGCCTGCAAGAGAAGCATAGAGTGAGACAGCAAAATGATACAGTACAAAAAAAAGGCAAAGCACAGTTTCtaattgaaaattttgttcatgcTATTACCTCCAACAATCCAGTTAGAAATGAAGGAGAAATATCAGTTAAACTCTCAACAGCCAGTAAAGAAACTGAGATTATGCTCGTTATCTGTCAAAGACAATAGTCTCTTATTATGTGTAGCAGCGCTCATGAAAAGAACAGGATGCCAATTGATAAACTAGAAGCAGGATACTTGCAGATAATATGTAGCAATAGGCCAGTAATTCACTTCAAAGATTGTGACTTAACTGTTCCTATGACTGTGTGGGGCCGTGAAAATCTGTAGAAGGCATTTAATGAAGTCAATGCTGATTTCCACCTACTTGCTTCAGACTTGGATCCTGAAGGGTGTCTTGATGCAGCATTAAGATGACTTAATTCATTAGTTCTCCTGTGCACCAACTTTCTGTCAGCGTGTCCAAAGATATGGTTGACAGGACCCCACTTAAGATCTTCAACACTGCATCCCACTGTGATGTTGGATGTTTTTCTGATTAAGTACTGGCTTGGCATATAAC from Musa acuminata AAA Group cultivar baxijiao chromosome BXJ1-3, Cavendish_Baxijiao_AAA, whole genome shotgun sequence encodes the following:
- the LOC103980015 gene encoding probable homogentisate phytyltransferase 1, chloroplastic: MDSLLLRPFSFFPCRSSRCSRRGCYMPSQYLIRKTSNITVGCSVEDLKWGPVNHIFGHADRKLVHRRTNELSHLNAASRHPSGSKSEASRWKSALTSLNAFYRFSRPHTVIGTITSIISVSLLAVESLTDISPSFLTGLLEAVIAALFMNIYIVGLNQVYDIEIDKVNKPNLPLASGEYSLRTGVAVILISAAMSFGVAWVVGSLPLFWALFISFILGTAYSVNLPFLRWKRFAVVAAVCILAVRAVVVQLAFFLHMQTFVFRRSVSFSRPLIFATAFMSFFSVVIALFKDIPDIEGDRIYGIRSFSVRLGQKRVFWICVYLLEMAYSVAMVIGATSSCIWSKFVTVLGHAVLASILWKRARSLDLMSKAAITSFYMFIWKLFYAEYLLIPLVR